The segment AACTTTTCTAATATTAAAGCACATTGATTCGCTTTAACACAGGAacatagcctacctggctggcatgaaaacgAACCATGGGAAGAGCGTCCTctattcgctatttaagtgcatagatgacatgtatttttctcTCATGCCCCTGTTCCgggacaggtgcatgataatggtccattctaaatcaaaactaatttcacacatattattgtgaattaaattaagaatagtttgctgggtgacaatattagcctatcacttgtgaatggtgtattatcacttgtgaatgatgcccagcttgcgCATTAAGGCACGGAACAGCGCATGCCTTTTTCCCCCAatcacattaatccgctttataACCAGTGTAGAgactaactggcatacataggcTGTGCATGAGTTTCacgtttggggaagatcattttcaccataaaaatgcacctttataataaagcattacatgcataatgaCATTTGCAATCACTTTCGAGAACagttttcccgctaattgataGCATTTTGGAACATTAGCCCTTTTAGCCTACTTTAGCCTagtgctgcgcttataatgtgaaaatAAATGGCCTTAAAATTTTAAGCTAAACAATCAACCTCATTGCTTTTAAAAGTTTTTGGGATgcgagtggttgtattaatttggcatctatcacatcccacaactgtcccagagtaggtttggaatatttatttattgcacagaAGTTGACCAATAGAAAAATTTAAAAATAATGGcacagaattctaagcaaatattgtctgctaaatgaaatagtgtagcccacagccagatggcatagccagatcagggcctaacataaggccaactcagagtatgctattctgttcttctgaaatagactacattttcttcatgtcatgtttctttagacctgtctaaaataaataatggatttattgtgatggtgtaggctatatcaAATGGATTTATTCtacttttaaaatgtagatgttccaaaggtctggaTCAGTAGCTTGTAGGCTgtgcgtggaagccaggagatgctaaacgtgtttaaGCTAATTAAcaggtcaattaccgtgagaccggcagttatttgcttgaccaTCACCAGCTCATGTGTCCTACACAATAATAAGTTCCCCACACATTTAGCTTTAGCTTTAGCTAACACTTTGATATTTCTCCTACTGCTAGGTTCAACTGGGAAATGTGTGTCTGGTTTGACATTGTAAccccagcatctctctctctctctctctctctaagggcAAAGAATCTAATTGCGATTTCATTTAAGCAGATATTGCGATTGGACTTGAATTGTGctgcttgagtgacagggggcgagGCTTGGTGTGTGTGGGAAGCAGCCGCAAGAGGAGAGACGGAGACGTCAAAAAGAGTAAACaataaaaatggacgttacacatgGCTGAGTGGCGTTTGAAAATATTGCATGCAATATGGATCTCTTGCGATATGGATATTTCGTATGTCAATATTGCAATTTCGATGTGCATTTCGATTAATTGTGCAGTCTTACTCCTGACTCACCTCCTCGATGTAGCTCTCCATGAAGGATCCCCGGAACATGGCCGCCATCCAGTCGCAGCTGGAGATGAGCAGGGGCTTGTGGGCCGGCAGGTATCCATCGTCCAGGTGGAACACCACATCTAAAACCGGGGGAGGGAAAAGACTGAGCACTCATCTCGGAGTGAGCCACAGAGTCGAGGATACAGAAAGacgggaagacagacagacacacacacacacagacaaatgcagacagacagatgcacacagagacatagagagaggtagacagagcaagagagaaattGACAGATAGACAGAACTCTATTTGACAGACGGGAGGGATAGGGTGGCACACAGTGACAAGCAGAGTTGAGATACTAAGTTTGAaacctatatatacacacatttgaAGGGCTCAAACTATTTATTCTGTTTGGAGGCCCAAAGATGTCCTCCTAAAGAAGAAGCATTCTATAAAAAAATCAAAACCAAATCCTAGGGCAGACCTATAGGCCTCGCCAATCTTCACAGGGCATAGAAACCACTAGAGCGTGAAAATCATTTATATTCAggaggtacactacatgaccaaatgtatgtggacacctgcttgtcgaacatctcattccaaaatcatgggtattaaatatggagttggtcccccattcaAGAATGCCcatttccctttattcagattacaacctctcacttttggttatttgaaaatgtaattatctccaaaatattgctatttttaaaacaagccatagaaagttggttgcaatttcagtttaatccaccagaaaatacAGAACAtttattacaacaaatattatggttaaactaaAATAGActacatgaagctggttgagagaatgccaaaagtgtgcaaagctgttatcaaggtggctactttgaagaatatcaaatataaaatatattttggttactacatgattccatgtgttatttcatagtttcgatgtcttcactatttttctacaatgtagaaaatagtaaaataaagaaaaaccctggaatgagtaggtgtgtccacactggtactgtatatgcagttgaagtcagaagtttacatacacctgagccaaatacatttaaactcagtttttcccaattcctgacatttaatcctagtaaaaattccctgtcttaggtcagttaggatcagcacttaattttaagaatgtgaaatgtcagaataacagtagggagaatgatttatttcagcttttatttctttcatcacattccaagtgggtcagaaatgtacatacacccaattagtatttggtagcattgcctttaaattgtttaacttgggtcaaacgttttgggtagccttccacaagcttcccacaagaagttgggtgaattttggcccattcctcctgacagagctggtgtaactgagtcaggtttgtaggccttcttgctcgcacacgctttttcagttctgcccacaaattttctataggattgaggtcaggactttgtgatggccactccaataccttgactttgttgtccttaagccattttgccacaacttcagaagtatgcttggggtcattgtccatttggaagacccatttgcaaccaagctttaacttcctgactgatgtcttgagatgttgcatcaatatatccacatcattttcctgcctcatgttgCCGTCTatgtgtgaagtgcaccagtccctcctgcagcaaagcacccccacaacatgatgctgccacccctgtgcttcacggttgggatggtgttcttcggcttgcaagcctccccctttttcctccaaacataacgatggtcattatggccaaacagttccatttttgtttcatcagaccagaggacatttcacccaaaagtatgatctttgtccccatgtgcagttgcaaaccatagtctgccttttttttctgaggtcttggctgatttcttttcattgtcccatgatgtcaagcaaagaggcactgagtttgaaggtatgccttgaagtacatccacaggtacacctccaattgactcaaattaggtcaattagcctatcagaagctactaaagccatgatataattttcaggaattttccaaactgtttaaaggcacagtcaactttgtgtatgtaaacttctgacccactggaattgtgatacagtgaattataagtgaaataatctgtctgtaaacaattgttggaaacattacttgtgtcatgcacaaagtagatgtcataaccgacttgccaaaactatagtttgttaacaagaattttgtggagtggttaaaaaacgagttttaatgactccaacctaagtgtatgtaaacttccgacttcaactggatTTGAGATAAACTGAACGAAAAAAGAaaagtcctcactgtcaactgcgtttattttcagcaaacttaacatgtgtacatatttgtatgatcataacaagattcaacaactgagacataaaatgaacaagttccacaaacatgtgactaacaggcatttaataatgtgtctctgaacaaaggggggggtcaaaatcaaaagtaacagtcggtatctggtgtggccaccagctgcattaagtactgcagtgcatcgcctcctcatggactgcaccagatttgccagttcttgctgtgagatgttaccccactcttccaccaaggcacctgcaagttcactgacgtttctggggggaatggccctagccctcaccctctgatccaacaggtcccagacgtgctcaatgggattgagatccaggctcttcgctggacatggcagaacactgatattcctgtcttgcaggaaatcacgcacagaacgagctgtatggctggtggcattgtcatgctggagggtcatgtcaggatgagcctgcaggaagggtaccacatgaaggaagaggatgtgttccctgtaacgcacaccgttgagattgcctgcaatgacaacaagctcagtccgatgatgctgtgacacaccgccccagaccatgaaggaccctccacctccaaatcgatcccgctccagagtacaggcctcggtgtaacgctcattccttcagcaataaacgcgaatcccaccatcacccctggtgacacaaatccgtgactcgtcagtgtagagcactttttgccagtcctgtctggtccagcgacggtaggtttgtgtccataggcgacgttgttgccggtgatgtctggtgaggacctgccttacaacaggcctacaagccctcagtccagcctctctcagcctattgtggacagtctgagcactgatggagggattgtgcgttcctggtgtaactcgggcagttgttgttgccatcctgtacctgtcccgcaggtgtgatgttcggatgtaccgatcctgtgcaggtgttgttacacgtggtctgccactgcgaggacgatcagctgtccgtcctgtctccctgtagcgctgtcttagccGTCTCACAGTAcaaacattgcaatttattgccctgaccacatctgcagtcctcatgcctccttgaagcatgcctaaggcacgttcatgcagatgagcagggaccctgggcatctttctttttgtgtttttcagagtcagtagaaaggcctttatAGTGTCCAAAGTTTGTATAATTGTGacattaattgcctaccgtctgtaagctgttagtgtcttaacgtccgttccacaggtgcatgttcattaattgtttatggttcattgaacaagcatgggaaacagtgtttaaaccttttacaacgaagatctgtaaagttatttggattgttacgaattatctttgaaagacagggtcctaaaaaaagggacgtttctttttttgctgagtttatatatttaaaaaaaacaaatatataggggattggaaatgaagcagacaattacattgatggaagccacaatctatttgctatattaaagctgatctgctccctaaaaatacaaaaataaactttacagttggcactatgaattggggcaggtagcattctcctggcatccgccaaacccagattcgtctgccATACTGCCAGATGGCGAAGTGTGATTCAGCACTCCAGAGAacggtttccactgctccagagtccaatggcagcgagctttacacaactccagccgacgcttggcattgcgcatgctgatcttaggcttgtgtgtggctgctcggccgtggaaacccatttcataaagctcccggCGAACAGCTCTTGTGCTGACGTCTggaactgaggacagacgatttttactcgctatgcgcttcagcactcagaggtcccgttctgtgagcttgtgtggcctaccactttgtggctgagctgttgatgctcctagatgtttccacttcacaataacagcatttacagttgaccggtacagctctagcagggcagaaatttgacttactgacttgttggaaaggaggcatactatgacgatgccacgttgaaagtcactgagctcttcagtaaagccattctactgccaatgtgtgtctatggagattgcatggctgtgtgctattatttttttttttacacctgtcagcaacaggtgtggctgaaatacagaatccactaatttgaaggggtgtccacaaacTTCTGTGTATATTGAAAAAGGAATACCCACGGAAACCAACACAATGACTATAAAATAAGGATTGTGGTATGCCAGCTGATGGTAGAAAAGTTTACAGTTACTTTAGAGATGGTATAGGACTCTCACCTTGAGGTAAACGCTATAGCCAACATGCACACAAACGAACCAGAAATAAGTGACGTAAAGAAACACATGGGCATGGCACACATACTGAGAAAGCAGAAAAGCTCAGCAACACATATTTAGATCGATGACACCAAATGAAGCACAGGACACACAAACAAAATATTGCATATAGGAAAAACAATATCATGGCCATAGATCCAGTGTGAATTCATGGGAGAATATTGTAATAAAGTGGGAATGCTAAATGtgctgtgcacacacacacaaacgcacgcacacgcatgcacactaGCTCTGAGAACGCAGTATGTCAAGGCAAGTGGGGGCAGTGTGTTTACCGGCGAAGGTACCCTTGCTGAGGCACTCTTTGATGCGGTTGGCTCGGCGGACATGGAAGGCCTTGGTGATCTCCTGGTTCATGAAGCTTTCACGGTTCAACACGTTGGCCACCATCATCCTCAGGTCAAACACCTCCAGCAGCTCGGCGATGGTGGCCACCTGCATCAGGTCCCCTCGGCTCTCGTCCAGACTGCCTGTGTACAGGTACTGCAGCACCGCCTGGAACCACAGCAAAGTTGAAAAAATAATCAACACCCTCTCGGAATTGAGTATTAAGCCAAGCAGTGGTATAAATTAAGTTAATAAACACCATTTGATGTGTTTGGATTAACCTCACTTTAATGACCTTTAATTCTCCTTTAAAACGTCTTTGTTGCCCTAAAATGTGTTATAGTTGAGATGACCAGTAGGAGACATTCTTCACAGTGAAATAAAATGATTATACAACCCTGGAACAGTGATGGGAATGGGAACCTCACGGTGTAGCTGGTTTTGCATGATTTAATATAGTGATTTAGCAGACGCTACTATCCAAAGCGTCTTGCAAGACTTGTTTTGTTGGTATCTGATCTTACCTGGAAGGGTTCTTCCTGTATGAGGCCGTCCATGGAGACCACAGTCATGAGGCGAAGTCGCCCCGTCTCAGGGTCAGCTATGTGCTCCAGGTACACACTCAGGAAGCCCCTCCCCCATCCCGAGAGGCCACGGCCGGCTCCCAGGGGCCCCAGAGGGCACTGGCTCCTGGCGGGGAGGGCGTTATCACTTTTGGAAGTCCTCAGGGAGCCCTGCTGGAGCATGGGTGGCCGTTTGAGTCCCCTGgcgcccccctccccctccttatcGATGTCCAAGCTCTTAGTGCGCCCCGCCTGCTCTTTGGCCCCTCTCCTGCTCTGCTCGTCCTCCTCCCCGCTCTCGGCTCGCTCCTCTCCCTCCCAATCCGACTCAGTAGCCAGCAGGTCCAGGGTGAAGAGGTCATAGAACTTGGAGCAGGATGTGGCCAGGTAGACTTTGTGTGCGAAGACGCGCGTGGCACCGccctggaggaggaagaggacgtcGGCGCACAGCGACTGGCAGAAGAGGGAGTCAGGGGCCTCTCCGTCGATGGGAGGGGGGTCGGGGATGCTAACCACAGGGCGAGGGGGACGGGGGGGCAGGAACGGGGCCTGGAGGAGGGGCCGCTGGACTCTCTTCAGGTGGGACTTCCAGAACTGGAGGTGGCGGCGGGAGATAAGGGCAGAACGGATAGCATTGTCGAACACATCCTTTACCCCAAACTGGGCCACGATGCTGGTCTCGAAGTAGGGAATGCCCAGCTCCTTTGCCACCTCGTGGCCTCTCTCTGGAGGTAGGATGTCTGTAGGCTTGATGGGTCTGAGGACAAAGGGAGAGGGTTAGAGAATTAGCAGAGAGATAGATATCTAATGAAATGATTGTGCTTTAACTGTGCTATCGTGGGCTGTAACTGAGTCAAGAATGTATTAGACAATAACAAGGAAAGAAACTATGAACAGAGAGAAGGCTGGACAGGTACGTTTGCGATTCAATCAAATGCCAAACATCCAGCCAATGGATGTGATGGGACTGCTGCGGTCAAGGTggtccagacctgggttcaaaaacAATTTTAagtatttcaattactttcaaAGAGTCGAATATTtccatgtatttgaaaatactgaaATACACAGACAAGTGTATTTTCAAACACAAATATTTAAATACTGCATTTGTTCCCTGGtctgttttgtcctatatttggaAACAAATATTGTTGACTATTTGAAAATAGTAGGTCTATTTCTAggaaattatttgaaaatactttcaaatactgCAAATAAAAGTAGTTGGATTCGGGCACATTACTTGAAAATAAAAacgtaaaataaaaaagtaaatatgcttataatggcgccggaggggatggctgacgATTTACAGGCTTCTAaacaactgtgctattttgtgtgttttttcgtacattattttgtacataatgttgctgctaccatctcttatgaccgaaaacagcttttggatatcagatcagcgattactcaccttgaactggaggAAGatgttttctttaatgagtccgacgcgaaggataAACTGCTTCTcctagaccaggcccaaatccccgtcattcgcgtGAAGAAAAGATGGAAATACAGGGGGCGGAGATCGGGGTGCCTAGTGAGAATTggtcggcgagtgggtaacccacCTCTACCACccattctattggccaacgtgcaatcactgggaAACAAACTTGATGATTTCCGCACAAGACTATCCCACcaaagggacattaaaaactctaatattttatgtttcaccgagtcgtggctgaacgacaacacggataatatttcagttggctgggttttccatgcatcggcaggacagaacagctaggtctggtaagacaaggggtgggggtgtgtgtctatttgtcaataacagttggtgcgcaatgtctaatattaaggaggTCTCGAGGTATTgatcacctgaggtagagtagctcatgataaactgtagaccacaccatcgatcgagagagttttcatctatatattttgtagccgtctatttaccaccacaaatcaatgctggcactaagactgcactcaacaagctgtataaggccataagcaaacaaaaatgctcatccagaagctgtgctcctagtggctggggaatttaatgcaggcaaacttaaatccgttacacctcatttctaccagcatgtcacatgtgcaaccagaggaataAAAACTCTAGAAcacctttactctacacacagagatgcatacaaagctctcctctgaccataattctatcctcctgattcctgcttacaagcaaaaactaaagcaggaagtaccggtgactcgctcaatacggaagtggtcagatgctacgctacaggactgttttgctagaacAGACCGTAATATGTTCTGAGATTCATCCAATGGtactgaggagtacaccacctcagtcaccggcttcatcaataagtgcatcgacgacttcgtccccacagtgaccgtacatacatatcccaaccagaagccatggattacaggcaaaatccgcACCGCATTAAAGGCTAGAACTGCCCCTTTCAAGGAGTGGGaaactaatccggatgcttataagaaatcccgctatgccctcagacaaaccataaaacaggcaaagcgtcaatacaggactaagattgatgctcgtcggatgtggcagggcttgcaaactattacggacatCAAAGGGAAACCCAAcggtgagctgcccagtgacgcaagcctaccagacgattgaagtgccttttatgctcgcttcgaggcaagcaacactaaaacatatatgagagcaccagctgttccggatgactgtgtgatcacactctccgtagccgatgtgagcaagacctttaaaacaggtcaacattaacaAGGCCGCGGGACCAGATGGATTACCGGGACAAGTCTGTAATtgctacatgtttcaagcagaccaccatagtccctgttcccaagaaagcaaaggtaacctgcctaaatgactaccgccccgtagcactcacatctgtagccatgaagtgctttcaaaggctggtcatggctcacattaacaccatcgtcccggaaaccctagacccactccaattcacataccgctccaacagatccacagatgaggcaatctcaatcgcactccacactgccctttcccacctggacaaaatgaacacctatgtgagaatgctgttcattgactacagctcagcgttcaacaccatagtgcacacaaaactcatcactaagctaaggaccctgggactaaacacctccctctgcaaatgaatcctggacttcctgaggggtcgcccccaggtggtaaggttaggcaacaacacatctgccacggtgatcctcaacatggaggcccctcaggggtgtgtgctttgtcccctcctgtattccctgttcatccacgactgcgtggccaagcacaactccaacatcatcattaagtttgctgacggcctgatcaccgacaacgatgagacagcctatagggaggaggtcagagacctggcaacctctccctcaacatgacaaaggagatgatcgtggacgacaggaaaaggagggccgaacatgccctattcacatcgacagggctgtagtggagcgggtcgagagtttcaagttcctttgtgttCACATCAGCAACAAACTATCatgttcaaacacaccaagacagctgtgaagagggcatgacaaaaccttttacccccccaggagactgaaaagacttgacatgggtccccagatcctctagaagttctacagctacaccatcgagggCACCCTGACCGGTTGAATCACGGtctggcatccgaccgtaaggcgctagaGGGTAGTACATACTGCTGCCCCCCCCCCGtgattttacactgctgctactcgctgtttattatctaggcaggcacttcacccctacctacatgtacaaattacctcgactaacctgtacccccgcacatagcctcggtattgttattttcttgtgttactttttacttagttaatttagtaaatattttcttaactctatttcttgaactgcattgttgtttaagggcttgtaagtaagcatttcacggtaaggtccatTTCGGTGGATGCGACAATTACGATTTGATTTTAAACCCAGGTCTGATGTGGACCCGTCTCAGGAGGACCAGGGTGATGGTGGTCTTACTTGGCCAGGGGTCTGCGGGCGCGGTTGACAGCCTCCAGGTCGGCGTAGCGCAGGTCCAGCTGGCAGCCCACCAGGATGATAGGGGTGCGGGGGCAGAAGTGCTTAATCTCAGGGTACCACATGGTGCGGACGTGGCGCAGTGAGTTGGGGTTGGCCAGGGAGAAACACAGCACCACCACGTCAGACCTGTGCCACACCCaaataagagagggagagatagttgGGGAAAGGAGAAAGGGTAATGTAGGAGGGgtggagtaagagagagagagatggaagtaCAGAGGTCAAAAACAGGTCTGAAAAGAGTCTGCACTAGTGCTGCTAGGCACAGTGAATATGGATGGCGACACTGAGCGGGCTGGGGTGTGAGGtcataggggtgtgtgtgtgtgtgtgtgtgtcatgtctaCAGGCCTCTGAGGCTGGTGGGCTATGaagcccctttctctctcttacgtAAGCCCACTAAGGCCGTAAGGCAGCCAATACCACAGAAAGTGGCTAATTatagagcaacacacacacacacacacacacaatagctaCAGTGCCACATCAGCTACTTACCTCAGCCAGTCAGTGTGATGGGCCAGGCTGACAACAGGACTTAAGGCCGTTCTCAACCACTAGTGTCTCTGAGGCACGGCTCTGACAGGCGTGTGTGTGGCTCCCCATATGTGAATGAATATGCCAGCTACCACATAACCAGCACAGCACTAAGGGAGCCTCTCCGCTCTCAGAGCACTCCGTTCTAGTGGCAATGGAAATGGACTTCAGTAAAGATAAATAGGCCAATTGttatgtttttgggggatttatCTGGGGTCAAAACATGGAATTCACTAAATATATTATaatcatttgaatcaataagtagggctgtgacggtcatagAATTTTGGATGACAGTAATTGGTATAATGGCATAATtgggtggactggcagccattgcgagtgtatCTATAGAAGCGAAGCAGGAATAAAAAAGCAGGAAGTCAAAGGAGGAAGTGTATCCATCAGTATGTGCTGATAATATTGTTGATTCAACTCAGACATcacaaaaaatacattccattgcatgagcctcATAAGTCAACATAATTAGAATTAACATTCTACATTTCAGCACGGAGCAACAAAGTTTTAGTACGTTGTTAAGATTCCATGTTACTGCCCCGTTGTcccgtcttcagtcagctgttcgttCCATAATCATTGGTTACACAGTTATACAGTAATTGTGCTAGCCCTAAGGCTAACAACCATGGTCAGATCAATATTTTTTCTAATGGGTTAttaacccataagagtctaagctgggggaggagtgggggggggttctactaagctatatggcagcctttcttaaagtatgggtcgcgacatgtcagagtaaatgtataattatttcatgaattgatttggccaagtgcaacGGCACTCTCTGTTTAGCAGCGTTTTCTCTACTCAGTTTGGCAGCTGCGTGAGTGGACGAGAGATGCCTGTGTGCTTCGAGGTT is part of the Salvelinus namaycush isolate Seneca chromosome 18, SaNama_1.0, whole genome shotgun sequence genome and harbors:
- the LOC120063050 gene encoding rho-related BTB domain-containing protein 2-like codes for the protein MDIDTDYERPNVETIKCVVVGDNAVGKTRLICARACNATLTQYQLLATHVPTVWAIDQYRVCQEVLERSRDVVDEVSVSLRLWDTFGDHHKDRRFAYGRSDVVVLCFSLANPNSLRHVRTMWYPEIKHFCPRTPIILVGCQLDLRYADLEAVNRARRPLAKPIKPTDILPPERGHEVAKELGIPYFETSIVAQFGVKDVFDNAIRSALISRRHLQFWKSHLKRVQRPLLQAPFLPPRPPRPVVSIPDPPPIDGEAPDSLFCQSLCADVLFLLQGGATRVFAHKVYLATSCSKFYDLFTLDLLATESDWEGEERAESGEEDEQSRRGAKEQAGRTKSLDIDKEGEGGARGLKRPPMLQQGSLRTSKSDNALPARSQCPLGPLGAGRGLSGWGRGFLSVYLEHIADPETGRLRLMTVVSMDGLIQEEPFQAVLQYLYTGSLDESRGDLMQVATIAELLEVFDLRMMVANVLNRESFMNQEITKAFHVRRANRIKECLSKGTFADVVFHLDDGYLPAHKPLLISSCDWMAAMFRGSFMESYIEEVSIPDTSSSCMRAVLEFMYSGLLSPCPDLEPIELIVLSNRLCLPRLVALTEQHAVNELLQWAMKGVDIDGQVLAYLELAQFHNAKQLYAWCLHHICTNYNSVCRKFPKDMKVMSPDNQRHFEKQRWPPVWFLKEEDRYLRSQKEREREEEILRKLRTKRGWCFSRHPSSSPHVS